From a region of the Streptomyces tirandamycinicus genome:
- a CDS encoding phosphoribosylanthranilate isomerase translates to MGTPLFVKVCGLRTERDVEAAVEAGADAIGFVFAESPRRVDAGTARRLAARVPDGVLTVGVFRDQPPAEARALLDETGMRAVQLHGGEDLAYYDALRPDGRTLIRGAAVKGEVPRYGERGEDILLLDAPVPGAGEAWDLTGKQLPAPGQRWLLAGGLAPHNVAAAVHTARPWGVDVSSGIETSRGVKSPELITAFIAAARGARTES, encoded by the coding sequence ATGGGCACACCCCTGTTCGTCAAGGTCTGCGGTCTGCGCACGGAGCGGGACGTCGAAGCCGCCGTCGAGGCCGGTGCCGACGCCATCGGCTTCGTCTTCGCCGAGAGCCCGCGCCGCGTCGACGCCGGCACCGCGCGCCGGCTCGCCGCCCGGGTGCCCGACGGTGTCCTGACGGTCGGCGTCTTCCGCGACCAGCCGCCGGCAGAAGCCCGCGCACTGCTGGACGAGACCGGCATGCGCGCCGTCCAGCTGCACGGCGGGGAGGACCTCGCGTACTACGACGCCCTGCGTCCGGACGGCCGCACCCTGATCCGGGGGGCAGCGGTCAAGGGCGAGGTACCGCGGTACGGCGAGCGCGGCGAGGACATCCTCCTGCTCGACGCGCCCGTGCCCGGCGCGGGCGAGGCCTGGGACCTCACCGGCAAGCAGCTCCCGGCCCCCGGGCAGCGCTGGCTGCTCGCCGGCGGACTCGCCCCGCACAACGTCGCGGCGGCGGTGCACACGGCCCGCCCCTGGGGCGTGGACGTCTCCAGCGGCATCGAGACCAGCCGCGGGGTGAAGAGCCCCGAACTGATCACGGCGTTCATCGCGGCCGCTCGCGGCGCTCGCACGGAGTCCTGA
- a CDS encoding LysE family translocator: MVFTDRLTAFAAVSFLLIVIPGPSVLFVIGRALAQGRRAALTTVVGNTLGAYVLVVGVALGVGTVVERSVLVFTALKLAGAGYLVYLGAKAVRQRKSLLSAVADDGPGGQGSARTLWEGFAVGVANPKTIVFFAAVLPQFVDRGAGHVVLQMLLLGLVFNVIALVCDSVWGLVAATARSWFARSPQRLGSVGGVGGLTMIGLGVAVAATGRKD; the protein is encoded by the coding sequence ATGGTGTTCACCGACCGTCTGACGGCCTTCGCGGCCGTTTCGTTCCTGCTGATCGTGATTCCGGGCCCCAGCGTGCTGTTCGTGATCGGGCGTGCGCTGGCGCAGGGGCGCCGTGCCGCGCTGACCACGGTCGTCGGGAACACGCTCGGGGCCTATGTGCTCGTCGTGGGCGTCGCCCTCGGGGTCGGGACCGTCGTGGAGCGGTCCGTCCTGGTGTTCACGGCGCTGAAGCTCGCGGGTGCGGGGTACCTCGTGTACCTCGGGGCCAAGGCGGTACGGCAGCGGAAGTCCCTGCTGTCGGCGGTCGCGGACGACGGCCCCGGCGGGCAGGGGAGCGCGCGCACGTTGTGGGAGGGCTTCGCGGTCGGGGTGGCGAACCCGAAGACGATCGTGTTCTTCGCCGCCGTACTGCCGCAGTTCGTGGACCGCGGGGCCGGACACGTCGTGCTGCAGATGCTGCTGCTGGGTCTGGTCTTCAACGTCATCGCGCTGGTCTGCGACAGCGTATGGGGCCTGGTCGCGGCGACCGCGCGGAGCTGGTTCGCCCGGTCACCGCAGCGGCTCGGCTCGGTCGGTGGCGTCGGCGGACTGACGATGATCGGTCTCGGAGTCGCCGTCGCGGCGACCGGCCGCAAGGACTGA
- a CDS encoding enoyl-CoA hydratase/isomerase family protein, producing MPVSEGRRAVADPGPDTRPVPDTRPAPDTRPAPDEERRAARGVLHRTENGVSWITLDRPEVMNAVSREQRERIIALLTNASADPAVRAVVITATGRGFCAGADLRGERPEASATGSPADGGHTSGSAASDVSPAGGRERVPGDVARMIRLGAQPFIAAVLDCEKPVIAAVNGTAAGIGAHLAFACDLVLASESARFIEVFVRRGLVPDGGGAYLLPRLVGPQRAKELMFFGDALSAVDAERMGLVNRVVAADDLEKTARAWAERLAQGPTRALALTKHLVNASLDTDRASAFAAEASAVEIAMTTRDANEGVASFVERRTPEYRGR from the coding sequence GTGCCGGTGAGCGAGGGGCGGCGGGCGGTCGCCGATCCGGGGCCGGACACCCGTCCGGTGCCGGACACCCGTCCCGCGCCGGACACCCGTCCCGCGCCGGACGAGGAGCGGCGGGCGGCGCGGGGCGTACTGCACCGCACGGAGAACGGGGTCTCGTGGATCACGCTCGACCGGCCCGAGGTGATGAACGCCGTCAGCCGGGAGCAGCGCGAGCGGATCATCGCCCTCCTCACCAACGCCTCGGCGGATCCGGCCGTCAGGGCCGTCGTGATCACCGCGACGGGCAGGGGCTTCTGCGCCGGAGCGGATCTGCGCGGCGAGCGTCCCGAAGCATCCGCGACCGGGAGCCCGGCGGACGGGGGCCACACGTCCGGGAGCGCCGCGTCCGATGTGTCCCCGGCCGGCGGGCGGGAGCGCGTCCCCGGTGACGTGGCCCGGATGATCCGGCTCGGGGCCCAGCCGTTCATCGCCGCCGTCCTGGACTGCGAGAAGCCGGTGATCGCCGCGGTGAACGGCACGGCGGCGGGCATCGGAGCGCATCTGGCCTTCGCCTGCGACCTGGTCCTGGCCTCCGAATCCGCCCGCTTCATCGAGGTGTTCGTACGGCGCGGGCTCGTCCCCGACGGGGGTGGGGCGTATCTGCTGCCGCGGCTGGTCGGGCCGCAGCGCGCGAAGGAGCTGATGTTCTTCGGGGACGCGCTGTCCGCGGTCGACGCCGAGCGGATGGGGCTCGTCAACCGGGTCGTGGCGGCGGACGATCTGGAGAAGACCGCCCGCGCGTGGGCCGAGCGCCTGGCCCAGGGCCCGACCAGGGCCCTCGCGCTCACCAAGCACCTGGTGAACGCGTCCCTCGACACCGACCGGGCCTCCGCGTTCGCGGCTGAGGCCTCGGCGGTGGAGATCGCCATGACGACGCGCGACGCGAACGAGGGAGTGGCGAGCTTCGTGGAGCGGCGGACGCCGGAGTACCGGGGGCGGTAG